The genome window AAATGGCGGCAAGTTCATCACTGAAGCGGAGCTTTCCATGATGCACCTGCTGTCGATGGATCAGCGGAAGAAGCAGATGGGCTATGATGTCTGCCGCCTGGTCACGCTCAACGGCTGGAGCCTGGTGGCGCCGCACCTGGAGAGGGTCTATGGTGTACCAGCTCCGGTCACTGTTCAGATACAGGCGCATACCACGATGCTCTGGCGGGCTATCCTTTCGGGCAAGCCTTATCCCGTCAAGGCGTTGATCGCCTGGGGCTCCAACCCGCTGGCCTGGGCTGGCAATACCAGACTGGTCTTTGAGGCGCTGAAGAGTGATAACCTGGAACTTCATGTGGTGCAGGAGCTGTTTATGACGCCCTCCGCCCAGTTGGCCGACTACGTGCTGCCGGCTGCCAGTTGGATGGAGAGGGACCTCTGCACCAATCAGATGGACTTCGGCAGCCTGCTCGTGAGTGGAGAGAAGGCAATAACACCCCTGGGGGAGCGGCGGGATATCTACGAGTTTTTCCGCGGCCTGGCCCTGGCCGTCGGCCAGAAGGAGCACTGGCCCTGGAGGACCACGGAGGAGGTGAGCAACTACCGGCTCAAGCCTGTGGGGTTGAGCTTCAGGGATGTCGTAAACCGCTGTGCCGTGTTTCCTGATACCTTTGATCTGCAGCCGTGGAAGAGGACGGGCTTCCCCACACCATCAGGCAAGATCGAACTTTACTCCAGCATCCTGGAGAAGCTGGGATATGACCCCCTGCCTTACTACGAGGAGCCTCCCGAGAGCCCGCTTCGGGTGCCTGAGGTAGCTAAAGAGTATCCGCTGACCCTGAACACCGGCGGCAACTACATGCCCATGTTCCATTCGGAGTTCATGCAGAAGGGCATTGGCGCACGCGAGAAACACCCCGACCCGCTGATGGATATACACCCGGACACTGCCCGAAAGCTGGGGATTGCCGAAGGCGATTGGGCCTATATTGAGACCCGCCGCGGCAGGATCAGGCAGAAGGCAAGGTTTAACCCCGGCATGCTGCCGAACGTGGTCAACTGCCAGGCGAGCTGGTGGTTCCCTGAAAAGCCAGCCTATGATCCTGATTTCAGCGGTGTCTTTGAGTCCAATGCCAACGTCCTCACTCTGGATGACCCTGAGTGGTGCGATGAGCTATCAGGTGGCTGGTGCGACCGCGCTCTTCTGTGCAAGGTCTACAAGGCCCAGGCACAGTAGAAGAATAGACAGCGTTCACAACCAGTGTCTGGTGGCACAAGGCAGCCGAGATTCTTCGCTGCGCTCAGAATGACACAATCGTAGCTCATGGCGACTTGGCTCATAGCTCATAGCAGAGATTGCTTCGCTTCGCTCGCAATGACACGGGGCCAAGCTGTCACCCTGATATTTAGGCTGTTTGCCACCCTGACTTCTATGCAATATGTCACCCTGAGCGAAGGCGAAGGGTCTCTTCCCATAAAGCGAATGACGCCTATTTCTGCAACCAGGCACCGGTTTGCCGAATTTGGCAAAACACCACCCTGGGTGAATACCCTGGTTTGTTCCAGATCACCCCGGGGCTCAAGCCCTTTGCAGCAGCAAACACCCAGCGTTTCCGCGGGTTCTATTGCCAAGGGCGTATAGCGGCTAGTCTTCCTTCTCGTACTTGAAGGAAACCTTGAGCTTCGTCCGATAGGCGCGGACCTTTCCGCCGTCGATCTGCAAGTCCATCTCGACAACCTCGGCAATGCGGAGGTCACGCAGTGACTTTGAAGCCATCTCCACAGCCATTGCAGCAGCCTTCTCCCAGGACTCGGTGCTGGTCCCGATGATCTCGATTATCTTGTATACACTCTCTGCCATCTTGCCCTCCTTTTATTTAATGGGGCCATCAATCAGCCCGCTGTTACTGGTGCCTCGTATCTTAAGGGATATGGTCACAATGTGTCAAGTGGTTTTGTGGTAGTTCTAGGATAATGACACCCAGTCAGAATGATGGCAGGGTGAGTTCTGGAGGGATATATCTATCCCCTGGTTCCCGTGCGGGCAGTTGCTATAAGAAGGCTGATTGCAGGCTGGGGAATCAAGATGCTACACTTTGGGCAAGAGGACACGGCAGATCGGCCTTCAGGTGGCGGAGTGGGGAACTGGTCGGGTTGAATTGATGGTGGTTTGGAGGAATTATCAATGGATGCTAATGAGTGGCTGCTCATTATCCCTCTGATCCTGGTTGAGATTGGGCTTATGGCCTTCGCTCTTTATGACCTGGTAAAGAGAAAGCGGGTGAAAGGGGGCAATAAGTGGGTATGGGGGGTTATCATTGTGGTGGTCAATATTATCGGCCCCATACTTTATTTTGTCATCGGCCGTGAAGAGGAGTAGTTCCCTTTGTCAGCGATAAGTTGTCAGGGTCTCACCAAACACTACGGCAGCACCATTGCTCTGGATAACCTCAGCCTGAACATTGAAGAGCGTGTCATCTTTGGCTTTCTTGGCCCCAATGGTGCAGGCAAGACAACGACCCTGAAGGTACTCACTGGTTTGAGCCGGCCGACCGGAGGCAGGGCCTGGGTGGCGGGTGAGGAAGTGGCCCACAATTCAATAGCACTCCGAAGCAAGGTGGGGTGCCTTCCTGAAGATCCTGCCTTCTATAACTGGATGACAGGCAAAGAATACCTCACCTTTGTAGGAGAAGTCTTTCGATTACCGTCAAAGGAAATCGGGGCGCGTTGTCAGGAGCTGCTGGAGCTGGTGGACCTGACAGGCGCTGCTTCGCGCCGCATTGGCGGCTACTCGCGCGGTATGAGACAGCGGCTGGGCATTGCTCAGGCCCTGATAAACAAACCGGTGGTGCTCTTCCTGGATGAACCCAGCTCTGCCCTTGATCCCATGGGCCGTGCTGAAGTGCTGAATACTCTCCTGCGACTCAAGGAACAGGCGACCACTATCTTTCTTTCCAGCCATATCCTGGCTGATGTGGAACGGGTTTGCGATGTGGTGGGCATTATCGATAAGGGTAGGCTTGTCGTGGAATCGGGGGTGGATGAACTGCGGCAGCGTTTTGCCCATTCACTTTTTGAGGTGGAGTTTGAGGAGATGGCCTCTCCTTTTGTGGCCATGCTGGAGCGGTTGCCCTGGGTGCAGAAAGTTGATGTAGCTGAGGGCAGCAATAGTTCCAGGTTCATTGTTCGGGCCCGCGATGTGGCCGCAGCCAAGCGCGAATTGCCGAGGCTGATAGCCGAGAGCGGGCTTACGCTCCGGCAGTACCAGTCGGTTCTGCCCACTCTGGAGGATGTCTTTATTGAGTTGGTGGGCAGAAAGGGAGATTGATGGCGGGGTTTGCCGTTTTATTGAGGAAGGAACTGAAGCAGCAAGTCAGGACCTACCGGTTTTTGATAGTAGCTGCCGTCTTCCTTTTCTTTGGCCTGGGGACCCCTCTGCTGCTCCATTACCTGCCCCGGCTTGTCCCGGCAGAGGACATGTTCAATATCACTATCCCCGAATTCACCGCCGTGGATGCGGTTCAGGAGTACCTGAGCAATTTTGGCCAGGTGGGGCTGTTGGCTGCCATCCTGGTGACTATGGGCATGGTGGCCAGAGAGAGAGAGTCGGGCACTGCGGCTATGATCCTCAGCAAGCCCGTGGGCCGCGGTGCTTTTGTGACTGCCAAGCTGGCTGCCCTGACGCTTGTCTTTACTGCAGGTATAGCTCTGGGCAGCCTTGGCTGCTATGCTTATACTCTGATCATCTTCGGCAACCCGGGCGGGTCGAATTTCCTTGTGGCTAACGTGGTGGCAGGGCTTTACCTGCTGGTTTGTCTGGCTGTGACCCTGATGTTCAGTTCGTTTTTCAGGAGCCAGTTGGCTGCAGGTGGACTGGCACTTGTTTTGCTTATTGTCATGGCATTGACTGCAGGACTCCCTGTTATGAAAGATTACAGCCCCGGTGCGCTTCTGAAATGGGCAAATGATATTGCTGCAGGGAGCGGGACACACCCTTGGGGAGCCCTGATAGTGAGCCTGCTAGTCATAGCGCTGACTCTCATCATCGGCTGGCGAGTCTTCAGGGGAAAAGAACTCTAGACTACTAGCAGCGTCAAGCAAAAACCCCACATGCAAGCCCTATATTGCTACAGAATCATAGCAGCGAAGCAACCTACAGAGTTCCCTCAGATCGCTTCGCTGCCCCTTTGGCTCGCCTTGACAAAGAAAATAATCAACCCCTGCGGAGAATCTGCGCTCACATTATGAAATTACGAAAGCAGAGCAACGATTCTCCGGATTGTGCAGGGCAAAGGATCGGATTGTGTCTTAGGCTTTCCCGATTCTGAATACCTTTGTCCCGCAGGACGGGCATGTGCCGCTCACAGCAGCCCGATTGTTCTTCAAAGTGACCTGTTTGGGTGCTTTGATCTCCACCTTCTTCTTGCACTTTACGCAATAGGCTTGGGGCATTCTTTCCCTCCTCCTTTATTTTGCTGGTGTCCTCCTAGCACTTTTGTGCTGGCATGGTACACTGTGCGAATGATATGCACATGACACATCAATTGTCAAGAGGGAAATGTGCATATGTGCATATTGCCCCCTGAGTAACAGCGCGAGGCTTGTCCCCATCAGACAAGTTCCTTGCCCGCACTGAATGCTTTGGCTATGACTTCTCCCAGAGCCTGATATCGTGCTGCCGGACTGGTGACATAGGTCAGCGGCTTAATCTTGGTGACGTCTGGTTTGCCACTGGTGAGGCAGCTCTCGGAAACGTGTGTTTCCTCGATTCTGCCGATAACCAGCGAATGGCTGTCGAGGTCCAGGATGTGTATGACCTTGCATTCCAGATTGACAGGACACTGCTCGATAAGAGGAGCGTTACCCAGCTTTCCGTAAAACACTTTGAAATGGCAGACTTCTGCTTTATTGGCTTTGGAGCCCGATACAATGCCGCAGTAGTCTGTCTCCTTCACCAGGTCAACGGAAGGTATATTGACAGAGAAGGTCATGTGCTGCCTGATGCCTTTGAGTGTATGATGCTGATGGCGTATGGCTGCTGAGATCATCGGTGGCTCGCCGTTGGCGATGCCACCCCAGGCAACTACCATGAAATTTGGCTTGCCATCGACATTTGCCCCCACCAGCATTGCGGGCATTGGGTAAACCAGCGTTTGAGGGCCCATCAGTGCCTTGCCCATAAATCATCCTCCTTTCTCATGATGTAACGTCCCGCAGGTGAAGCAGATTACCGATGAGTGGTTAAAGCGTTGAGACAGCCAATTCTAGCACGACCCTGTACCATCTGCATCCAGACCCTGGAATTCCCGCGTTAGCGGGGAGGACATGGAAAGAGAATCCGACTTCGGTGGCTGCAGCGAAGACCAGGGTGTGAGTGTGTGGGGTGGTGAGGCCAGTCTGACTTGACAGCGAAGGGTCTGCCTGCATAGAGTAGCCCTGACGAAAGGCTATGAAGATGAAGGCAGCGGTATTATACCACCCCAAAACACCATTGCAGGTGGAAGAGGTTATCGTGGGCGATCCACGGGATAATGAGGTGCTGCCGTGTGACCACCGGTGTCGGCAGTGTTATCAACAGGGCTGGACTGCGGGCAATCAGGCTGTGTCGCAACTCAGTCCGTAGTGTCGTATTATTTGAGCTGGCAAAAGAGGGCTGGAGGTGCTTTATGGCCAAGAGCAACACGCTGCTGGGCGGTTGTCGTGTTCTTGATCTGACTGATGAAAAAGGGCTTTTGTGCGGTAAGGTACTGGGGGACTTCGGGGCTGATGTCATCAAGGTAGAGACACCCGGGGGCGACTCCGCCCGGAACATCGGCCCTTTCTACAAGGACATCCCTGACCCGGAGAAGAGCCTCTTCTGGTTTGCGGCTAATACCAGCAAGAGGGGTATCACTCTGAACATTGAGACGCCCGACGGCAAGGACTTGTTTCAGAGATTGGTGAAAACTGCCGACATCGTGGTCGAGTCCTTCGAACCAGGCTACATGGATTACGTCGGGTTGGGGTACGCCGACCTCAAGAAGGTGAAGTCCGATATCATACTAACCTCGATCACCCCATTTGGCCAGACCGGCCCTTACGCCCACTATCAGGCCACCGATCTCATCGGCGCCGCCATGGGCGGCATGGCCCGGATCCTGGGCGACCTGGGACGCCCCCCGGTGCGCATGGGAGCCGATCCCCAGTCCTATTTCCACGCCGGTCTGCAAGGCGGGCTGGGCTCGATGATGGCTTACTATCACAAGGAGATGACCGGGGTGGGGCAGCACGTGGACGTCTCTATGCAGGATGCGGTGGAATTGACGCTGATGGTTGCCGTCGAGATCTACGACATACTCAAGGCGAACCTGGTAGGCCTGGGGCAGTTCTTCGTGTCGGTCAGGCCGCAGGCAGGCCCGCTTTTCACCCGCACCGTTGTCCCGTGCAAGGATGGCTATGTCACCCTCATGTTCGGTGGCGGGGCCTTTGCCGGATCATCGCAATCATCCAGGGCATTGGTGGACTGGGCCAACTCTGAGGGATACGCCCTGGAAATGAAGGACTTCGATTTCCCCACCATGTGGGATGCGGCCACCATAACTCAAGAGGAGAGCGACACCCGCAATTCTTACGTCGCTAAGTTTCTGATGACCAGGACCAAAGCGGAACTGTACGAAGAGGCAATCAAGAGGGGAATCCTGCTGGCCCCCTGCGCTACCTTCGAGGATGTCCTCAAGAACGCCCAGTTGGAGGCCCGGGGCTTCTGGGAGATGGTGGAGCACCCGGAATTGGGCGAGACAATAAAGTACCCCGGAGCGCCCGTCAAGATGAAAGAGACGCCGTGGAAGATTCACAGGCGGGCTCCTCTCATCGGAGAGCACAACGAGGAAGTCTACGGGAAGGAACTCGGTCTCTCCAAAGAGCAGGTGACTATACTCAAAGCGAACGGTGTCATCTGATCCCGGGGATCAGCTTAAAGGAGGATGAAATGGCAAAGCAGATATTTGAAGGGTTGAAGGTAGCTGATTTCAGTTGGGCGGCAGCCGGGCCTCAGGTCAGCCGCGAACTGGCCGAGCATGGAGCCACTGTGGTCGTCATCGAGAACCACCGGCACTTGAGCCCGCTGAGAACGTTTGCCCCATTCAAGGATGCCAGGCCGGGCATTGACCGCAGTGCGTTCTACGCAGAATACAACACCAACAAGCTATGCATAGCCCTGGATATCACGAAGCCCAGGGGCAAAGAGATAGCTCTGAAACTGGTCAAATGGGCCGATATTGTCTCTGAAAGCATGAGTCCGGGCACCATGGCCGACCTGGGACTGGACTACGAAAGCTGCCGCAAGGTGAACCCCGGAGTGATATACCTGAGCACTTGCCAGCAGGGAAGCAATGGCCCGCATCGCCTCTTCAAGGGAGTCGGCCACCATGTCAACGCCGTAAGCGGCTACTCCTCCACGACTGGCTGGCCGGACAGCGACCCTACGATGATATTCAGCGCCTATTCTGACTTCATTGCCCCGTGGTACTCACTGATCGCCATCATGGGAGCACTTCTGAAGCGGCGCAAGACAGGCAAGGGCATGTACATCGAGCAGTCCCAGATGGAATGTGGGGTCACCTTCCTGGGGCCTCACGTGCTGAACTGCGCGGTGAATGGAAGAGA of Chloroflexota bacterium contains these proteins:
- a CDS encoding molybdopterin-dependent oxidoreductase codes for the protein MDISRTPQEIIGAPTGGSILDNRQEVKKTCCQFCSNMCGVLVTVEDGRVVSIKGNPDHPMSHGFVCERVRIAPKWLYHPDQLMYPLKRRGRRGEGKWQRIGWDEALAEIGQKLLQLKQEYGPETLGVLEGTYRGNDYWPRGRFLSLFGNPHNIFAPGIICGINDMAINMAVMGDVTTYSIEMAHSKCVVYWGSDPSESSLRNWAGILKKKRKGDVKVIVVDPRQTRTAEIADIWLRIRPGTDTALALAWLNVIINEGLYNKEFVAEWTVGFEKLKDRVQEYPPQRVAEITGVPAEKIAEAARMYATNGPASMPYGVAIDQLGLNGTRAEQCKIIMRAVTGNLGVFGGHLIARPGEPTNGGKFITEAELSMMHLLSMDQRKKQMGYDVCRLVTLNGWSLVAPHLERVYGVPAPVTVQIQAHTTMLWRAILSGKPYPVKALIAWGSNPLAWAGNTRLVFEALKSDNLELHVVQELFMTPSAQLADYVLPAASWMERDLCTNQMDFGSLLVSGEKAITPLGERRDIYEFFRGLALAVGQKEHWPWRTTEEVSNYRLKPVGLSFRDVVNRCAVFPDTFDLQPWKRTGFPTPSGKIELYSSILEKLGYDPLPYYEEPPESPLRVPEVAKEYPLTLNTGGNYMPMFHSEFMQKGIGAREKHPDPLMDIHPDTARKLGIAEGDWAYIETRRGRIRQKARFNPGMLPNVVNCQASWWFPEKPAYDPDFSGVFESNANVLTLDDPEWCDELSGGWCDRALLCKVYKAQAQ
- a CDS encoding dodecin family protein, which translates into the protein MAESVYKIIEIIGTSTESWEKAAAMAVEMASKSLRDLRIAEVVEMDLQIDGGKVRAYRTKLKVSFKYEKED
- a CDS encoding PLDc N-terminal domain-containing protein, whose protein sequence is MDANEWLLIIPLILVEIGLMAFALYDLVKRKRVKGGNKWVWGVIIVVVNIIGPILYFVIGREEE
- a CDS encoding ABC transporter ATP-binding protein translates to MSAISCQGLTKHYGSTIALDNLSLNIEERVIFGFLGPNGAGKTTTLKVLTGLSRPTGGRAWVAGEEVAHNSIALRSKVGCLPEDPAFYNWMTGKEYLTFVGEVFRLPSKEIGARCQELLELVDLTGAASRRIGGYSRGMRQRLGIAQALINKPVVLFLDEPSSALDPMGRAEVLNTLLRLKEQATTIFLSSHILADVERVCDVVGIIDKGRLVVESGVDELRQRFAHSLFEVEFEEMASPFVAMLERLPWVQKVDVAEGSNSSRFIVRARDVAAAKRELPRLIAESGLTLRQYQSVLPTLEDVFIELVGRKGD
- a CDS encoding ABC transporter permease, with the protein product MAGFAVLLRKELKQQVRTYRFLIVAAVFLFFGLGTPLLLHYLPRLVPAEDMFNITIPEFTAVDAVQEYLSNFGQVGLLAAILVTMGMVARERESGTAAMILSKPVGRGAFVTAKLAALTLVFTAGIALGSLGCYAYTLIIFGNPGGSNFLVANVVAGLYLLVCLAVTLMFSSFFRSQLAAGGLALVLLIVMALTAGLPVMKDYSPGALLKWANDIAAGSGTHPWGALIVSLLVIALTLIIGWRVFRGKEL
- a CDS encoding DUF5679 domain-containing protein encodes the protein MPQAYCVKCKKKVEIKAPKQVTLKNNRAAVSGTCPSCGTKVFRIGKA
- a CDS encoding flavin reductase family protein is translated as MGKALMGPQTLVYPMPAMLVGANVDGKPNFMVVAWGGIANGEPPMISAAIRHQHHTLKGIRQHMTFSVNIPSVDLVKETDYCGIVSGSKANKAEVCHFKVFYGKLGNAPLIEQCPVNLECKVIHILDLDSHSLVIGRIEETHVSESCLTSGKPDVTKIKPLTYVTSPAARYQALGEVIAKAFSAGKELV
- a CDS encoding CoA transferase; its protein translation is MAKSNTLLGGCRVLDLTDEKGLLCGKVLGDFGADVIKVETPGGDSARNIGPFYKDIPDPEKSLFWFAANTSKRGITLNIETPDGKDLFQRLVKTADIVVESFEPGYMDYVGLGYADLKKVKSDIILTSITPFGQTGPYAHYQATDLIGAAMGGMARILGDLGRPPVRMGADPQSYFHAGLQGGLGSMMAYYHKEMTGVGQHVDVSMQDAVELTLMVAVEIYDILKANLVGLGQFFVSVRPQAGPLFTRTVVPCKDGYVTLMFGGGAFAGSSQSSRALVDWANSEGYALEMKDFDFPTMWDAATITQEESDTRNSYVAKFLMTRTKAELYEEAIKRGILLAPCATFEDVLKNAQLEARGFWEMVEHPELGETIKYPGAPVKMKETPWKIHRRAPLIGEHNEEVYGKELGLSKEQVTILKANGVI
- a CDS encoding CoA transferase; the encoded protein is MAKQIFEGLKVADFSWAAAGPQVSRELAEHGATVVVIENHRHLSPLRTFAPFKDARPGIDRSAFYAEYNTNKLCIALDITKPRGKEIALKLVKWADIVSESMSPGTMADLGLDYESCRKVNPGVIYLSTCQQGSNGPHRLFKGVGHHVNAVSGYSSTTGWPDSDPTMIFSAYSDFIAPWYSLIAIMGALLKRRKTGKGMYIEQSQMECGVTFLGPHVLNCAVNGRDMKRRGNRDFYMSPHGVYPCRGGDRWVAIAVQNEEQWQCFCDVIGNPEWTRDPKFTTILNRKQNED